The region TGGCGACCCTCGTGTTCGTCGTCCGGCCCCCGCTGGAGACGCCCACGGGGCGCTTCCTCGGCGTCGTCCACCTCCAGGCGATGCTCCGCGAACCCCCGCACGACGCCGTCGCGACGCTGCTGGACAAGGACATCGAGTGGGTGCTGCCCACCGATCCGCTGGGGAAGGTGACCCGCCTGATGGCGACCTACAACCTGACGGCTCTGCCGGTGCTCGACGAGGAGCGGCACCTCCTGGGCGCCGTCTCGGCGGACGACGTGCTCGACCGCCTGCTGCCCGACGACTGGCGCGACGCCGACGACGTGCTCACCGACGCGTCGCTGACCCCGGGGGCGACCGTGGCTGAGCGCAGCGACCGCGTCGACCGCGCGGACCGCCTCGACACCCCGCTGGAGAAGTCCGGCGGGCTGCTGCGACGCCGTCGCAACGACCGGGGCGGCGTCGACATCGGCCAGAACGCCGAGCGCATCGCCCGGTTCTTCGGCACCCCGCGGTTCATCGTCTACATGACGATCTTCTGCGTGTTCTGGCTGACCTGGAACACGCTGGCGCCCGAGAACCTGCGCTTCGACAGCTACGCGCTCGGCTTCACGCTGCTCACGCTGATGCTGTCGCTGCAGGCGTCCTACTCCGCCCCGCTGATCCTGCTGGCGCAGAACCGGCAGACCGACCGCGACCGCGTCGCGGCCGAGCAGGACCGCCAGCGCACCGAGCGCAACCTCGCCGACACCGAGTTCCTCGCGCGCGAGATGGCCTCACTGCGACTGGCGCTGCAGGACGTCGCCACCCGCGACTACGTCCGCGGTGAGCTGCGCGACCTGCTGGAGGACCTGCGCGAGGAGATCCGGGCCGAGCGCGACGGCGACGGCGACTCCGACCTCCACGCCGCCGACCGGCGCCGCTGAGCGCTCACCCGCCCACTTCCCGCCGCCCTCCACCGACCGGTGGGGGCGAACCCACCGGTCGGTGGCTGCCGCGACGGCTCCGCGGTCGCGAGGCTGGAGGGCATGAGCACCTCACCCCCGCCGTCGTGGTCGACGGCCTGCGCAAGAGCTACGGCGGCACCACCGCCGTCAACGACCTCTCCTTCGAGATCCGACGGGGCGAGACCTTCGCCCTGCTCGGCCCGAACGGGGCCGGCAAGTCCACGACCATCGAGATCCTCGAGGGCTTCCGCCGCCGAACCGGCGGCCGTGTCGAGGTCCTCGGCACCGACCCGGCCACGGGCGGCGCCGCCGGCAGCCGCTGGCGCTCCCGCCTCGGCATCGTGCTGCAGGACCTCCCCGAGGGCGGCGTCTACACCGTGCGCGAGCAGCTCGCGCAGCAGGCGCGCTACTACCCCCGCCCGCGCGACGTCGAGGAGGTGATCGCCGCCGTCGGGCTCGAGTCGAAGGCTGGGACGCGGATCGGCCGCCTCTCCGGCGGGCAGCGCCGGCGCGTGGACGTCGCGCTCGGGATCATCGGCCGACCGGAGCTGCTGTTCCTCGACGAGCCGACGACCGGGTTCGACCCCGAGGCGCGACGCGAGTTCTGGGGCCTGATCCGCCTCCTGGCGGACGAGGGAACCACGATCCTCCTCACGACCCACTACCTCGACGAGGCCGAGCAGCTCGCCGACCGGGTGGGCGTCATCATCGGCGGCCGCCTCGTCGACGTCGGGCCCGTGGCCCAGATCGGCGGCTTCGACGCCCGCGTCCCGGTCGTGTCCTGGCGCGAGGACGACGGCGAGCGCCGCGTCCGGCGCACCGAGACCCCCGCCTCGCTCGTCACCGAGGTCGCCGCGCGGCTCGGCCACGAGCCGCGCGACCTCACCGTCGCGCGGCCGTCGCTCGAGGACGTCTACCTCGACCTGGTCGCGGCAGCCACCACACGGACGGAGGCGGCCTCATGAGGGCGCTCACCCTGGCCCCCGCCCGCACCGCCTTCGAGGTGCGCGGCTACTTCCGCCAGGTCGACACCGTGTTCTTCACGTTCCTGTTCCCCGTGATCTTCCTGGTCATCTTCTCCTCGATCTTCTCCGAGGACATCTCCGTGGCGGGCCTGACCGGCGACGGACCCGCGAGCATCCCCGCGGCCACCTACTACCTGCCCGGTCTCATCGCCGCCGGGCTGCTCCTGTCCGGTGTGCAGAACCTCGCGATCGACATCGCGCTGGAGAAGGGCGACGGCCGCCTCAAGCGCCTGGGCGGCACGCCGATGAGCCCCGTGACGTACTTCCTCGGCAAGCTCGGCCAGGTCCTGGTGACCGGCACCTGCCAGGTGACGCTGCTCCTGCTCGTGGCGAGCCTCGCCTTCGGGGTCGACCTCCCCACCGACCCCGGACGGTGGCTGACGTTCGCGTGGGTGTACCTCCTCGGCCTGCTCAGCTGCGCCCTCGTCGGGGTGGCGCTGTCCGCCCTGCCGCGCTCGGGGCGCAGCGCGAGCGCCGTCGTCATCCCGGTCGTGGTGGTGCTGCAGTTCATCTCCGGCGTCTACGTCGCCGACTTCCAGCTCCCCGACGGCGTGCGCACGATCGCCGCCGCCTTCCCGCTGGCGTGGATGGCGCGGGGAATGCGGTCGGTCTTCCTGCCGGAGGAGATGCAGGTGCTCGAGCGCGGCGGGGAGTGGGGCCCGGGACAGGTGGCCCTGGCCCTGACGGTCTGGCTGGTGCTGGGCTTCGTGGTCTCGCGGTTGACGTTCCGCTGGCTGCGC is a window of Litorihabitans aurantiacus DNA encoding:
- a CDS encoding ABC transporter ATP-binding protein; this encodes MVDGLRKSYGGTTAVNDLSFEIRRGETFALLGPNGAGKSTTIEILEGFRRRTGGRVEVLGTDPATGGAAGSRWRSRLGIVLQDLPEGGVYTVREQLAQQARYYPRPRDVEEVIAAVGLESKAGTRIGRLSGGQRRRVDVALGIIGRPELLFLDEPTTGFDPEARREFWGLIRLLADEGTTILLTTHYLDEAEQLADRVGVIIGGRLVDVGPVAQIGGFDARVPVVSWREDDGERRVRRTETPASLVTEVAARLGHEPRDLTVARPSLEDVYLDLVAAATTRTEAAS
- a CDS encoding ABC transporter permease, which produces MRALTLAPARTAFEVRGYFRQVDTVFFTFLFPVIFLVIFSSIFSEDISVAGLTGDGPASIPAATYYLPGLIAAGLLLSGVQNLAIDIALEKGDGRLKRLGGTPMSPVTYFLGKLGQVLVTGTCQVTLLLLVASLAFGVDLPTDPGRWLTFAWVYLLGLLSCALVGVALSALPRSGRSASAVVIPVVVVLQFISGVYVADFQLPDGVRTIAAAFPLAWMARGMRSVFLPEEMQVLERGGEWGPGQVALALTVWLVLGFVVSRLTFRWLRRDA